A genomic region of Oncorhynchus mykiss isolate Arlee chromosome 4, USDA_OmykA_1.1, whole genome shotgun sequence contains the following coding sequences:
- the LOC110522088 gene encoding cytochrome c oxidase subunit 7A2, mitochondrial, with protein MYRHIQALQQVSRRTLSTSARRQVENKVPHKQKHFQEDNGIPIHLKGGVSDAILYRATMALTILGSAYVIYELVCAAFPKKKE; from the exons ATGTACCGACACATTCAA gcgctccagcaggtgtcgCGGCGGACACTGAGCACCAGTGCGCGCAGGCAGGTGGAGAACAAGGTCCCACATAAACAGAAGCATTTCCAG GAGGACAATGGGATTCCAATTCATTTGAAAGGGGGTGTCAGCGACGCCATCCTGTACAGAGCAACAATGGCACTCACCATCCTAG GATCTGCATATGTCATATATGAACTGGTTTGTGCCGCTTTCCCCAAGAAGAAGGAGTGA